Proteins from one Aquila chrysaetos chrysaetos chromosome 5, bAquChr1.4, whole genome shotgun sequence genomic window:
- the NR2F2 gene encoding COUP transcription factor 2 isoform X2 codes for MQAIWDLEQGKYGFAVQRGRMPPTQPTHGQFALTNGDPLNCHSYLSGYISLLLRAEPYPTSRFGSQCMQPNNIMGIENICELAARMLFSAVEWARNIPFFPDLQITDQVALLRLTWSELFVLNAAQCSMPLHVAPLLAAAGLHASPMSADRVVAFMDHIRIFQEQVEKLKALHVDSAEYSCLKAIVLFTSDACGLSDVAHVESLQEKSQCALEEYVRSQYPNQPTRFGKLLLRLPSLRTVSSSVIEQLFFVRLVGKTPIETLIRDMLLSGSSFNWPYMSIQ; via the exons atgcaaGCGATTTGGGACCTTGAACAAGGCAAATATGGTTTTG CGGTCCAGAGGGGCAGAATGCCACCCACACAGCCAACTCATGGTCAGTTCGCCTTGACAAACGGGGACCCTCTCAACTGCCATTCCTACCTATCCGGATATATCTCCCTTCTTCTGAGAGCAGAGCCCTACCCCACCTCCCGCTTTGGCAGTCAGTGCATGCAACCCAACAACATCATGGGCATCGAGAACATTTGTGAACTGGCAGCTAGGATGCTCTTCAGCGCGGTGGAGTGGGCCAGGAATATCCCCTTCTTCCCAGACCTCCAGATCACAGACCAGGTGGCCCTCCTGAGGCTGACCTGGAGCGAGTTGTTTGTCCTCAACGCTGCCCAGTGCTCCATGCCCCTCCACGTAGCTcctctcctggcagctgctggcctCCACGCTTCGCCAATGTCTGCTGACCGAGTGGTCGCCTTTATGGACCACATACGAATCTTCCAAGAGCAAgtagaaaaactgaaagcattGCATGTCGACTCTGCAGAATATAGCTGTTTAAAGGCCATAGTCCTCTTCACCTCAG ATGCCTGTGGTCTCTCTGATGTAGCCCATGTTGAAAGTTTACAGGAGAAGTCACAGTGTGCTTTGGAAGAGTATGTTAGGAGCCAGTATCCCAACCAGCCAACACGATTCGGGAAGCTATTACTACGTCTCCCCTCCCTTCGCACTGTCTCCTCTTCTGTCATAGAGCAATTGTTTTTCGTCCGTTTGGTAGGTAAAACCCCCATAGAAACCCTAATCAGGGATATGTTACTGTCTGGCAGCAGTTTTAACTGGCCTTATATGTCCATTCAATAA
- the NR2F2 gene encoding COUP transcription factor 2 isoform X1, giving the protein MAMVVGAWRDPQDDVPGAQGTQPSQAPPVQGPPAGAPHTPQTPGPGGPPSTPAQTNPPSQQNQGDKQQQQQHIECVVCGDKSSGKHYGQFTCEGCKSFFKRSVRRNLSYTCRANRNCPIDQHHRNQCQYCRLKKCLKVGMRREAVQRGRMPPTQPTHGQFALTNGDPLNCHSYLSGYISLLLRAEPYPTSRFGSQCMQPNNIMGIENICELAARMLFSAVEWARNIPFFPDLQITDQVALLRLTWSELFVLNAAQCSMPLHVAPLLAAAGLHASPMSADRVVAFMDHIRIFQEQVEKLKALHVDSAEYSCLKAIVLFTSDACGLSDVAHVESLQEKSQCALEEYVRSQYPNQPTRFGKLLLRLPSLRTVSSSVIEQLFFVRLVGKTPIETLIRDMLLSGSSFNWPYMSIQ; this is encoded by the exons ATGGCAATGGTAGTCGGTGCGTGGCGAGACCCCCAGGACGATGTGCCCGGAGCTCAGGGAACGCAGCCTTCGCAAGCCCCGCCGGTGCAGGGACCTCCGGCCGGGGCCCCGCACACCCCACAGACCCCGGGGCCCGGGGGCCCTCCCAGTACGCCAGCCCAGACCAACCCGCCAAGCCAGCAGAACCAAGgagacaaacagcagcagcagcagcacattgAATGTGTGGTTTGTGGGGACAAGTCTAGTGGCAAACATTATGGCCAGTTTACCTGCGAGGGTTGCAAGAGTTTCTTCAAGCGGAGTGTAAGGAGGAATCTCAGCTACACTTGTCGTGCCAACAGGAACTGTCCCATTGACCAGCACCACCGCAATCAGTGTCAGTACTGCCGCCTCAAAAAATGCCTCAAAGTTGGCATGAGACGGGAAG CGGTCCAGAGGGGCAGAATGCCACCCACACAGCCAACTCATGGTCAGTTCGCCTTGACAAACGGGGACCCTCTCAACTGCCATTCCTACCTATCCGGATATATCTCCCTTCTTCTGAGAGCAGAGCCCTACCCCACCTCCCGCTTTGGCAGTCAGTGCATGCAACCCAACAACATCATGGGCATCGAGAACATTTGTGAACTGGCAGCTAGGATGCTCTTCAGCGCGGTGGAGTGGGCCAGGAATATCCCCTTCTTCCCAGACCTCCAGATCACAGACCAGGTGGCCCTCCTGAGGCTGACCTGGAGCGAGTTGTTTGTCCTCAACGCTGCCCAGTGCTCCATGCCCCTCCACGTAGCTcctctcctggcagctgctggcctCCACGCTTCGCCAATGTCTGCTGACCGAGTGGTCGCCTTTATGGACCACATACGAATCTTCCAAGAGCAAgtagaaaaactgaaagcattGCATGTCGACTCTGCAGAATATAGCTGTTTAAAGGCCATAGTCCTCTTCACCTCAG ATGCCTGTGGTCTCTCTGATGTAGCCCATGTTGAAAGTTTACAGGAGAAGTCACAGTGTGCTTTGGAAGAGTATGTTAGGAGCCAGTATCCCAACCAGCCAACACGATTCGGGAAGCTATTACTACGTCTCCCCTCCCTTCGCACTGTCTCCTCTTCTGTCATAGAGCAATTGTTTTTCGTCCGTTTGGTAGGTAAAACCCCCATAGAAACCCTAATCAGGGATATGTTACTGTCTGGCAGCAGTTTTAACTGGCCTTATATGTCCATTCAATAA